A genome region from Musa acuminata AAA Group cultivar baxijiao chromosome BXJ3-5, Cavendish_Baxijiao_AAA, whole genome shotgun sequence includes the following:
- the LOC135637750 gene encoding RING-H2 finger protein ATL29-like — MASNPPSFHHHCRSLLPSPSSPPSPHCSFPSPAAGVSKALPPSRSIPILLPIVFLFFLLLFFLSIFLFRDILHFTYAFFYGGSPSAVRRPTTSNAAAADSCLRGLDPDILASFPTLPYSLVRGLQEGKCGAECAVCLAEFAGGDVIRLLTVCCHAFHPPCIDSWLAAHATCPLCRCDLKAPPDEAAVMAVREAVDGGCDSHCISIDDDGEGAEGRLEKSAPERTSNPTNAGERREDADEGAAR, encoded by the coding sequence ATGGCGAGCAACCCACCTTCGTTCCACCACCACTGCCGCTCCCTCCTCCCTTCCCCATCTTCTCCTCCGTCCCCCCACTGTTCCTTTCCCTCCCCCGCTGCCGGAGTCTCCAAAGCCCTCCCCCCGTCCCGCTCCATCCCCATCCTCCTCCCCAtcgtctttctcttcttccttctccttttcttcctctcGATCTTCCTCTTCCGCGACATCCTCCACTTCACCTATGCGTTCTTCTACGGAGGGTCGCCCAGCGCCGTCCGCCGGCCCACCACCTCAAACGCCGCCGCCGCGGATTCCTGCCTGCGCGGGCTGGACCCCGACATCCTGGCGTCGTTCCCCACGCTGCCCTATTCCTTGGTGAGGGGGCTGCAGGAGGGCAAGTGCGGAGCGGAGTGTGCCGTCTGCCTCGCCGAGTTCGCCGGTGGCGACGTAATCCGCCTGCTCACCGTCTGCTGCCACGCCTTCCACCCGCCCTGCATCGACTCCTGGCTCGCCGCCCACGCCACCTGCCCCCTCTGCCGCTGCGACCTGAAGGCACCGCCCGACGAGGCCGCCGTCATGGCGGTGCGGGAGGCCGTCGACGGTGGATGCGACAGCCATTGCATCTCGATCGACGACGACGGGGAGGGGGCGGAGGGACGGTTGGAGAAATCGGCACCGGAGAGGACCTCGAACCCGACGAATGCAGGAGAGAGGAGGGAGGATGCCGACGAGGGTGCAGCACGATGA